A window of Sphingobacterium kitahiroshimense genomic DNA:
ACTCGTAATCGGCATGGTATGTTTCTGGTTCGCTAATAGAAAATGATAATCTTCTGCAGAGAATAAAAATATATCCCCGTTCTTATCTCCAAATGCGATTTTCTTTTGATCATGAGAAAGAGCAATCGTACGGATTGTATTTGAGGAAATAGCAAATTCATATATCTTCTTGTAATCTGTCAAACACCATACACTAGCAATACCGTCCTCCCCTACGACAACCAGCTCATTCTTGGTCGGAATACTCTGAAGGGCAAAAATTGCTTTCTTAGAAACTTGAATGCTCGCTATTAATTTTTGATTTTCAACATCAACAATCATAACTTTACCCTCACGAAGTGCGATCGCCAAAAAAGAGGTATTAGGGATAAGATGCAAGGCGTAAATTGAAGAACTTACAGCACAAAGAATGCGCTTGAATGACTTCGTTTGCAAATCCCATTCCACTACACCTTTATCATTTCCTCCAGAAAAGAACGTATTGGTAAAATATCCTCTCTCCAAAGCGAAGATAGGATTTTGATGTCCAGTTAATGTTGCTGCTAATTCCATTTCTAATGTATCCATAATCATATTACCCTATACAAACTTAGCTAAATTTACATCAACTAGAAGCTATATCAGTAAATTTACAGCGTATTATAAATCTTAAAAGGCACCCGTAGGTGCCTTTTTTACAAATTTTATACATCTTAATAACGTAGAACAATACTATTGATGTCTACCTTCGAGATTCTTAGCAATTGTCTCTAATGAAATTCCTTTTTCGCGTAATAATACGAGAAGGTGAAACAATAGATCAGAAGTTTCATTAATAAAATCATGCTCTGTTTCTGTCAATGCAGCGATAACAGTTTCTACGGCTTCTTCACCTACTTTTTGAGCAATCTTATTGATTCCTTTTGAACGCAAACGATTAACATATGATTCATCGGAAGGAAATTCATAGCGATGCTTGATGATTCGCTCTAGCTCCAGCAAGAAGTTTTGATTAAAATCAGTATTAAAACAACTGCGGCTACCTGTATGGCAAGTAGGGCCTGCAGGTCTCGCTTTAATTAATACCGTATCTTTATCGCAGTCAATATGTAAGCCAACAACCTCTAAAAAGTTCCCACTTTCTTCACCCTTAGTCCATAAGCGGTTTTTACTTCTTGAAAAAAAAGTAACACGCTTCTCGGCTTGTGTTTTTTGCCATGCTTCTTCGTTCATATAACCGAGCATTAACACTTCCAATGTTTGGGCGTCTTGTACAATTACAGGGACAAGTCCGTCACTTTTTGAAAAATCTAACATTTCTTTTAATTAGTATCGAGTACATGGTATGAAGTCATTAGAGTTGCTTTAGTAAGCAAATTTAACGTACTACAATACCATTACTCCTTAAAGTATTCTTTAATTCTGGGATAAGGATTTCACCGTAGTGAAACACTGATGCTGCCAAAGCGGCATCTACATTTGCCTGTTGAAATACATCGACAAAATGTTGCTGATTACCCGCACCACCGGATGCAATTAACGGAATAGTAATAGCATCATTGATTTTTTTCAATAATCCATTATCAAATCCATTCTTCGTTCCATCATGGTCCATAGATGTCAGCAAAATCTCACCTGCCCCCCTTTCCTGAGCTTCGTGTACCCAATCCTCCGTTTTGATATCAGTCTTGATACGGCCTCCACTTAAGTGGACAAAGTTTTGACCTTCTAGAAAACGCGTATCAATCGCAACAACAACAAATTGTGCACCAAACGCTGCGGCAAGATCATTGATCAATTGTGGATTACGAACAGCAGCAGAGTTGATCGAAATCTTATCCGCTCCAGCATTCAACAAAATCTCAGCATCTTTCATTTCGTTAATTCCACCTCCGATTGTAAATGGAATATTGACCTGACGCGCAACAGCCTTAACCAGGTCAATAGTTGTTTTACGCCCTTCATGCGTGGCTGCAATATCTAAAAAGACCAATTCATCAGCCCCCTGTTCAGAATACTGCCATGCCAATTCAACTGGGTCACCAGCATCACGTAAATCAACAAAATTAACTCCCTTTACTGTGCGGCCATCTTTAACATCAAGACAAGGAATTATACGTTTTGCTAACATCCCTAGAAGTTAATTAACGATTTCAAATTCCAATCTTTAATCTCTTCAATTGAAATTCTATTCTCATAGATCGCTTTACCAACAACAACAGACTCCATTCTTCCCAATGATTTTAAGTTGCTGATGTCTTCCATTGAACTGATACCACCAGATCCGATTAATTTAATTATAGGAGAATGATCTAATAGTTTTTTATATAATTCAACACCAGCACCGCCTAATTTACCATCTTTGCTGATATCAGTACATAAGAAACGGTAAAAACCTAAAGCTAAACATTTGTCGATATATGCAATTAACTTGATTGGAGAAGATTCCAACCAACCTGAATATTTAATCACCTCGTCCAATACATCAATTGCAATAACGATATGATCGGCATATTTAACTTTACCCTCATTCAAGGTACTTAATTCTTCCAAGAATGATGGATTAGTGATTGCCTGAGTACCAACAATAACACGGTAAATACCAGCATCAACCAATTCTTTAACTTTTTCAATACTGCGAACACCGCCACCGTATTGAATTTTCATTTCTGTTTTTTGAATGATATCAAATAAATATTCTTGATTACTAAAATCACCTTTTGCACCATTTAAATCAATGATATGTACCAATTCTGTACCATTTGCATGATACTTCTCAATCTGCTCTTCTAAACTGATTTCATAAGTAGTAACATCGTCATAATTTCCTTCTCTTAGACGAACAACTTTCTTATCTAATACATCAATTGCGGGTATAATATACATTGTAAACTGTTTTTTATTTTCTAACTTAATTTTGAAAAATTCACTAATAATTGCTCGCCAGCCTTTCCTGATTTTTCAGGATGAAACTGCACACCATAAAAATTACCTTTTGCTATAGCGGCCGAAAATGGCAATCCATAAGCACACATTGCTGCCGTGTATTTCGCATCATACTCAATGAAATACGAATGTACAAAGTAAAAATAAGCATTATCTTCTATATTGCTGAATAATGGATTGTCATTTCTGATCGATACACTATTCCAACCCATATGCGGAACTTTTTCCTTGATTTTTTTATCAAAGTGTAAGGTCTTCAAAGGTATAATGGATAATAAAGAGGCATTTCCTTCTTCTGAGAAATCCGTTAGCAACTGCATGCCCACACAAATACCCAGAACAGGCTTATCAA
This region includes:
- a CDS encoding WD40 repeat domain-containing protein, encoding MDTLEMELAATLTGHQNPIFALERGYFTNTFFSGGNDKGVVEWDLQTKSFKRILCAVSSSIYALHLIPNTSFLAIALREGKVMIVDVENQKLIASIQVSKKAIFALQSIPTKNELVVVGEDGIASVWCLTDYKKIYEFAISSNTIRTIALSHDQKKIAFGDKNGDIFLFSAEDYHFLLANQKHTMPITSLIFSRSGLELLSGARDAALKISDVATLKEQHGFVPHMFTVYGIYPHPSYPVFATVSRDKSFKIWDEETYALRKTVSRDKFYDSHTLSINTGLWTTSGKYFLTAGDDKLIKVWEMKLS
- the hisIE gene encoding bifunctional phosphoribosyl-AMP cyclohydrolase/phosphoribosyl-ATP diphosphatase HisIE, whose translation is MLDFSKSDGLVPVIVQDAQTLEVLMLGYMNEEAWQKTQAEKRVTFFSRSKNRLWTKGEESGNFLEVVGLHIDCDKDTVLIKARPAGPTCHTGSRSCFNTDFNQNFLLELERIIKHRYEFPSDESYVNRLRSKGINKIAQKVGEEAVETVIAALTETEHDFINETSDLLFHLLVLLREKGISLETIAKNLEGRHQ
- the hisF gene encoding imidazole glycerol phosphate synthase subunit HisF, which gives rise to MLAKRIIPCLDVKDGRTVKGVNFVDLRDAGDPVELAWQYSEQGADELVFLDIAATHEGRKTTIDLVKAVARQVNIPFTIGGGINEMKDAEILLNAGADKISINSAAVRNPQLINDLAAAFGAQFVVVAIDTRFLEGQNFVHLSGGRIKTDIKTEDWVHEAQERGAGEILLTSMDHDGTKNGFDNGLLKKINDAITIPLIASGGAGNQQHFVDVFQQANVDAALAASVFHYGEILIPELKNTLRSNGIVVR
- a CDS encoding HisA/HisF-related TIM barrel protein — encoded protein: MYIIPAIDVLDKKVVRLREGNYDDVTTYEISLEEQIEKYHANGTELVHIIDLNGAKGDFSNQEYLFDIIQKTEMKIQYGGGVRSIEKVKELVDAGIYRVIVGTQAITNPSFLEELSTLNEGKVKYADHIVIAIDVLDEVIKYSGWLESSPIKLIAYIDKCLALGFYRFLCTDISKDGKLGGAGVELYKKLLDHSPIIKLIGSGGISSMEDISNLKSLGRMESVVVGKAIYENRISIEEIKDWNLKSLINF
- the hisH gene encoding imidazole glycerol phosphate synthase subunit HisH gives rise to the protein MIGIINYGAGNIFSLTAALDRVGLAYGMVNKEEELEQYDRIIIPGVGHAGAAMQKLRDSGLASCIHNIDKPVLGICVGMQLLTDFSEEGNASLLSIIPLKTLHFDKKIKEKVPHMGWNSVSIRNDNPLFSNIEDNAYFYFVHSYFIEYDAKYTAAMCAYGLPFSAAIAKGNFYGVQFHPEKSGKAGEQLLVNFSKLS